A genomic stretch from Ureibacillus composti includes:
- a CDS encoding DUF1540 domain-containing protein, whose product MPNVEVNCAVSNCFFHKEGNLCGAEKIQVDMDYHSKNKATEFASDFEFDMISEHANDSTDTCCKTFKPQKEGGRKK is encoded by the coding sequence ATGCCAAATGTAGAAGTAAACTGTGCTGTATCGAACTGTTTTTTCCATAAAGAAGGAAATTTATGTGGAGCTGAAAAAATTCAAGTAGATATGGATTACCACTCCAAAAACAAAGCTACAGAGTTTGCTTCGGATTTTGAATTCGATATGATTTCAGAACATGCAAATGACTCAACAGACACTTGCTGTAAAACGTTTAAACCTCAAAAAGAGGGCGGACGTAAGAAATAA
- a CDS encoding CoA transferase subunit A, protein MSKIKKTIEDALSPIKDGDQVLVGGFGLIGAPLTLIDGLTNKDVKDLSIVSNNLGESGKGLGLLLNQHKIKHAIGSYFTSNRDVGEFYHRGEIQLTLLPQGTLSEALRAGGAGIGGFYTKTAAGTQLAEGKEQREIDGDLYVLEKPIRGQVALIRAHKADTLGNLVYYKTARNFNPLMAMAADYVIAEVDEIVEPGELDPEAIVTPHLFVDAIIEAQQVLTKEGVVSR, encoded by the coding sequence GTCAAAAATCAAAAAGACAATAGAGGATGCGCTATCACCAATTAAAGATGGCGATCAAGTGCTTGTAGGTGGCTTTGGATTAATTGGTGCCCCACTAACTCTAATTGATGGGTTAACAAATAAAGACGTTAAAGATTTATCTATTGTTTCCAACAATTTAGGTGAATCAGGAAAAGGACTTGGCTTACTTCTAAATCAACATAAAATTAAACACGCGATTGGTTCTTATTTTACAAGTAACAGAGATGTTGGGGAATTCTATCACCGTGGGGAGATCCAGCTAACTTTACTTCCACAAGGTACTTTATCAGAGGCATTGCGTGCGGGTGGCGCAGGTATAGGTGGCTTTTATACAAAAACAGCTGCTGGCACTCAATTAGCAGAAGGAAAAGAGCAGCGTGAAATCGATGGCGATCTATACGTTCTTGAAAAACCTATTCGTGGTCAAGTTGCCCTTATTCGTGCACATAAAGCAGATACGCTCGGCAATTTAGTATATTACAAAACAGCACGCAATTTTAATCCATTAATGGCCATGGCTGCAGATTATGTCATTGCTGAGGTAGATGAGATTGTAGAACCTGGTGAACTTGACCCCGAGGCAATCGTTACACCACATTTATTTGTAGACGCCATTATTGAAGCACAGCAAGTACTAACTAAAGAAGGAGTGGTCAGCAGATGA
- a CDS encoding thiolase family protein, whose protein sequence is MKNVVIVDAVRLAIGKLGGTLINEQADHLAATVLEALIERTGIEKEAVDEIILGQAKQSADLSNVARVASLRADFPFHIPSYTVHRQCGSGLQAINNAVQQIQAGFGDVIIAGGTESMSTAPYYVNGMRFGVGAGNVQFKDPNVASQAGSQPYEQYGDITMGWTAENLVEKYEISRQAQDEFAHASQEKCANAIEKGYYKEQIVPYVVKQRKSEINFEQDEHPRLSAVETLAKLKPVFKEGGTVTAGNSSGRNDGAAAVLVMSEEKALALGLTPAVRVISHAASGCDPTLMGLGPVLATRKALAQANLTVEDLDIIELNEAFAAQSIACIQELGLDVDKVNPNGGAIALGHPIGATGAILMTKLIHELKRTNKRYGLVTLCIAGGLGISTIVENMDYVQS, encoded by the coding sequence ATGAAGAATGTTGTCATAGTAGACGCGGTTCGTCTTGCGATTGGTAAGCTAGGCGGTACATTAATCAATGAGCAAGCAGACCATCTTGCAGCTACCGTATTAGAGGCATTAATTGAACGAACAGGAATCGAAAAAGAAGCAGTAGATGAAATCATTTTAGGCCAAGCGAAACAAAGTGCGGACCTTTCCAATGTAGCTCGTGTAGCTTCTTTACGTGCCGACTTTCCTTTCCATATCCCCTCTTATACCGTCCATCGCCAATGTGGTTCTGGACTACAAGCCATTAATAATGCAGTACAACAGATTCAAGCAGGCTTTGGTGACGTAATCATTGCAGGTGGTACGGAATCAATGAGCACAGCACCCTATTATGTAAATGGTATGCGATTCGGTGTTGGTGCCGGTAATGTTCAATTTAAAGATCCGAATGTAGCTAGTCAAGCAGGTTCACAGCCCTATGAACAGTATGGTGATATTACGATGGGTTGGACAGCAGAAAATCTAGTTGAAAAATACGAGATTTCTAGACAAGCACAGGATGAGTTTGCACATGCCTCACAAGAAAAATGCGCAAATGCGATTGAAAAAGGATATTATAAAGAACAAATCGTTCCTTATGTCGTAAAACAAAGAAAATCTGAAATCAATTTTGAACAAGATGAACATCCGCGTCTTTCTGCAGTTGAAACATTAGCAAAACTTAAGCCTGTCTTTAAAGAAGGGGGTACGGTTACTGCTGGAAATAGTAGTGGCCGAAATGACGGTGCGGCAGCGGTATTAGTAATGAGCGAAGAAAAGGCTCTAGCTTTAGGCCTTACTCCGGCAGTCCGTGTTATTAGTCATGCAGCATCTGGATGTGACCCAACGTTGATGGGATTAGGCCCTGTTTTAGCTACAAGAAAAGCACTAGCTCAAGCGAATCTAACAGTTGAAGACTTAGATATTATTGAACTAAATGAAGCATTTGCTGCTCAAAGTATTGCATGTATACAGGAACTCGGATTAGATGTTGATAAAGTAAATCCTAACGGAGGCGCAATTGCCCTTGGTCATCCAATTGGTGCAACGGGAGCAATTTTAATGACAAAACTTATCCATGAATTGAAACGAACAAATAAACGTTATGGCTTAGTCACTCTATGTATTGCAGGTGGTTTAGGTATTTCAACGATTGTTGAGAATATGGATTATGTGCAATCTTAA
- a CDS encoding 3-oxoacid CoA-transferase subunit B: protein MTLVLSKEQVQHSIAARVAKEIEASSIVNLGIGIPTLVAQYVEDSSIALHTENGLLGVTDVNEEDIDPNLVNAGKLPVGEAIGASFFDSAASFVMIRGGHVDYAILGALQVDETGVIANWAVPGKNIIGVGGAMDLLVGAKKVIVTMSHTSKDGSSKLLKKCTYPITSIRQVDMIVTELAVFKVIDGTLYLIELMNGATLEEVQQKTEASFIVQL, encoded by the coding sequence ATGACTCTAGTATTATCAAAAGAACAAGTTCAACATTCGATTGCAGCACGTGTTGCAAAAGAAATAGAAGCATCAAGCATTGTGAATCTCGGGATTGGTATTCCAACTTTAGTTGCACAGTATGTGGAAGATTCATCAATCGCCCTCCATACAGAAAATGGTTTACTGGGCGTTACAGACGTAAACGAAGAAGATATTGACCCTAACCTAGTGAATGCCGGAAAATTACCAGTTGGTGAAGCGATCGGTGCTTCATTTTTTGACAGTGCTGCGTCATTTGTAATGATTCGTGGTGGACATGTCGATTATGCTATTTTAGGTGCCCTACAAGTCGATGAAACAGGTGTTATTGCCAATTGGGCTGTTCCTGGTAAAAACATTATCGGTGTTGGTGGCGCAATGGATTTATTAGTAGGCGCTAAAAAAGTAATTGTTACAATGAGCCATACATCAAAGGACGGCTCAAGTAAACTATTAAAAAAATGTACTTACCCAATCACATCGATCCGACAAGTTGATATGATTGTGACCGAATTGGCAGTATTTAAAGTAATCGATGGAACATTATATTTAATTGAGCTAATGAATGGTGCCACTTTAGAAGAGGTTCAACAAAAAACAGAAGCTAGTTTTATCGTGCAATTATAA